The Oryzias latipes chromosome 16, ASM223467v1 genome includes a region encoding these proteins:
- the LOC101166330 gene encoding heterogeneous nuclear ribonucleoprotein A0-like encodes MTNKVCKLFIGGLCVNTNDDGLRKHFEQFGTLTDFVVLQNKNAQRSRCFGFVTYSTPEEANAAMAAAPHTVEGNSVEVKRAIPKAKDNKSEAFAKGEKIFVGGLRNDIKESHLTDYFSWYGQVEKSEILLEKETGKKRGFGFVHFTHHNSADLALVVKYHTVNGHLVEVKKAVAKQEMQAGNRTETTTRHRPGPGMMENQTGYGGFGFGTYYTPEETNTAMAAAPHTVQRNSVKVKVAVPKRKANESAAPAKGEKIFVGGLKNNIEEYHLTDYFSRYGQVEKSEILLEKETGKKRGFGFVHFTHHKTADLALVEKYHTVNGHLVEVKKAVARQEMQAGNRTETTPRHRPGQCMMESQNGYCGLAYGECCCPCHLSYSKNGNRGYSYPQNRYRGSGYSYQENE; translated from the coding sequence ATGACCAACAAAGTGTGCAAGCTTTTCATCGGTGGACTCTGTGTGAACACGAACGACGATGGGCTGCGCAAGCATTTTGAGCAGTTCGGCACCCTCACTGACTTCGTTGTCCTTCAAAACAAGAATGCACAACGATCTCGCTGTTTTGGCTTTGTGACCTACTCTACACCAGAGGAGGCCAACGCAGCCATGGCAGCAGCCCCGCACACAGTGGAAGGGAACAGTGTTGAAGTTAAACGAGCTATTCCAAAAGCAAAGGACAATAAGTCTGAAGCTTTTGCCAAGGGGGAGAAAATCTTTGTTGGTGGCTTAAGAAATGACATTAAAGAGTCTCACCTCACCGACTACTTCTCTTGGTATGGTCAAGTCGAAAAGTCTGAAATCCTCTTAGAGAAGGagacagggaaaaaaagaggattcgGCTTTGTGCACTTCACGCATCACAATTCGGCAGACTTGGCCTTGGTTGTAAAGTACCACACAGTGAATGGACACTTAGTTGAAGTGAAGAAAGCTGTTGCCAAGCAAGAGATGCAGGCAGGTAACCGAACGGAAACAACAACAAGACACAGGCCAGGCCCGGGAATGATGGAAAACCAAACTGGATACGGCGGCTTCGGCTTTGGGACCTACTATACACCGGAGGAGACCAACACAGCCATGGCAGCAGCGCCGCACACAGTCCAAAGGAACAGTGTCAAAGTTAAAGTAGCTGTTCCTAAAAGAAAGGCCAATGAGTCTGCAGCTCCTGCCAAGGGAGAGAAAATCTTTGTTGGTGGCTTGAAAAACAACATTGAAGAGTATCACCTCACCGACTACTTTTCTCGGTACGGTCAAGTCGAAAAGTCTGAAATCCTCTTAGAGAAggagactggaaaaaaaagaggattcgGCTTTGTGCACTTCACGCATCACAAAACGGCAGACTTGGCCTTGGTTGAAAAGTACCACACAGTGAATGGACACTTAGTTGAAGTGAAGAAAGCTGTTGCCAGGCAAGAGATGCAGGCAGGTAACAGAACTGAAACAACGCCAAGACACAGGCCAGGCCAATGCATGATGGAAAGCCAAAATGGCTACTGCGGCTTGGCTTATGGGGAGTGTTGCTGCCCTTGCCACCTCTCCTACTCGAAAAATGGCAACAGAGGCTATTCCTACCCACAAAATCGTTACAGAGGCAGTGGCTATTCCTACCAGGAAAATGAGTAA